The Syngnathus typhle isolate RoL2023-S1 ecotype Sweden linkage group LG6, RoL_Styp_1.0, whole genome shotgun sequence genome has a window encoding:
- the LOC133155279 gene encoding high mobility group-T protein-like codes for MGKDPKKPRGKMSSYAYFVQTCREEHKKKHPEASVNFAEFSKKCSERWKTMSPKEKGKFEDMAKMDKVRYEAEMKNYIPPKGQKMKRFKDPNAPKRPPSAFFLFCADLRPKVKGEHPGLSIGDTAKKLGEMWNGLSTEEKQPYEKKGAKLKEKYDKDIVAYRTKGKVAPVAVAAAAAAMDDDDEEDEEEEGDDDEDEEEDDE; via the exons ATGGGGAAGGATCCAAAGAAGCCAAGGGGCAAAATGTCCTCTTATGCCTACTTTGTGCAAACGTGCCGAGAGGAGCACAAGAAGAAGCACCCTGAGGCAAGCGTCAACTTTGCCGAGTTCTCCAAGAAATGCTCTGAGCGATGGAAG ACCATGTCCCCGAAAGAGAAAGGCAAATTTGAGGACATGGCTAAGATGGACAAGGTGCGCTATGAGGCCGAGATGAAGAACTACATCCCCCCCAAGGGACAGAAGATGAAGCGCTTCAAGGACCCCAATGCCCCCAAGAGACCGCC GTCGGCCTTCTTCCTGTTCTGCGCCGACCTCCGCCCGAAGGTGAAAGGCGAGCACCCGGGCCTGTCCATCGGCGACACGGCCAAGAAGCTGGGAGAGATGTGGAACGGCTTGTCCACGGAGGAAAAGCAGCCCTACGAGAAGAAGGGGGCCAAGCTGAAGGAGAAGTACGACAAG GATATCGTGGCCTATCGCACAAAGGGCAAAGTGGCGCccgtggcggtggcggcggcagcagcggcgatggacgatgacgacgaggaagacgaggaagaggagggagatgacgatgaagacgaggaggaggacgatgaGTAG